A window of Agrobacterium tumefaciens contains these coding sequences:
- a CDS encoding MmgE/PrpD family protein, translating to MTTVLEKIARQLVSRTSFSPIATARATDAVVDTIGCMIAGVNDAAPQSVAAAFRDEIGTEGISQILTGGRASRSLAALVNGTAAHCLDFDDNFHPARAHASAVLVPALLSVATTSDDISGERLIHAYLAGLEGQAAIGFGVIPSHYNRGWHGTSTIGCLGAAAGVAVLLGLTEAQIAHSMSLAASMASGPKGQFGTGAKPFHAGMAARNAVEAALLARSGLSGRLDILERANGFLDLFGGDEATGWGELSFDDKHIIETRGLVTKLHPCCASTHRAIDASLDLQKEYGFSIEDIERMETKVGRSAFDNLAFPDPSDEMQARFSMQYCLTVALSQGSLSLRDFTPSAAMRPELRVHMAKISIASYSIEEERGFERLPHKVSISLKDGTQFSVERLHANGAIEAPLTEGQKKAKFRDCIQWAGRKDSDQLYGNLKSICSVDSVKSVSELITRLLAKC from the coding sequence ATGACAACCGTTCTCGAAAAAATCGCCCGTCAGCTCGTGTCACGAACGTCGTTTTCGCCCATTGCCACAGCGCGCGCTACAGATGCGGTGGTAGATACGATTGGCTGCATGATTGCAGGCGTGAACGATGCGGCCCCGCAGTCTGTCGCAGCAGCTTTCCGTGACGAGATCGGCACAGAAGGAATTTCACAGATTTTAACAGGAGGCCGCGCGTCACGCTCACTTGCTGCTCTTGTCAACGGCACAGCAGCTCACTGCCTCGATTTCGATGACAATTTCCACCCCGCACGCGCACACGCATCGGCCGTCCTTGTCCCCGCCCTTCTGTCCGTCGCGACAACCAGTGACGATATATCAGGCGAGAGGCTCATCCACGCATATCTCGCTGGGCTCGAAGGACAGGCGGCAATTGGCTTTGGCGTCATCCCATCGCACTATAATCGAGGATGGCACGGCACGTCGACAATCGGTTGTTTAGGGGCCGCGGCAGGCGTCGCCGTGCTATTGGGGCTTACCGAAGCCCAGATCGCACACTCCATGAGCCTTGCTGCGAGCATGGCTTCTGGCCCAAAGGGGCAATTCGGGACCGGCGCGAAGCCGTTTCATGCTGGTATGGCCGCCCGAAATGCCGTGGAAGCAGCGCTGCTAGCCCGATCCGGTTTGAGCGGCAGATTGGACATCCTCGAACGAGCGAACGGCTTCCTGGATCTTTTCGGGGGTGACGAGGCGACAGGATGGGGCGAGCTTTCCTTCGACGACAAACACATCATCGAAACGCGCGGCCTGGTCACCAAACTCCACCCGTGCTGCGCATCCACTCACAGAGCAATCGATGCGAGTTTGGACCTGCAGAAGGAATACGGATTTTCAATCGAGGACATCGAACGTATGGAGACGAAAGTTGGGCGGTCCGCTTTCGATAACCTTGCCTTCCCGGACCCATCTGATGAAATGCAAGCCAGATTTTCAATGCAATATTGCCTTACCGTGGCCCTATCGCAAGGCAGCTTATCACTTCGTGACTTTACACCATCCGCAGCCATGCGCCCCGAACTCCGTGTGCATATGGCAAAGATCAGCATAGCGTCATATAGCATCGAAGAAGAACGCGGCTTTGAGCGTCTACCGCACAAAGTCAGTATCTCGTTAAAAGATGGAACCCAATTTTCGGTTGAACGCCTTCATGCCAATGGGGCTATAGAGGCGCCCCTGACTGAAGGGCAAAAAAAGGCGAAATTCAGGGATTGCATCCAGTGGGCAGGACGGAAGGATTCCGATCAACTGTACGGGAATTTGAAAAGCATTTGCTCAGTCGATAGCGTCAAGTCAGTGAGTGAACTCATCACCCGACTGCTCGCGAAGTGCTAG
- a CDS encoding LysR family transcriptional regulator translates to MNFRQLEVLKTLLATGSTIATAKSMGLSQSGVSRLLQQLETDLELRLFDRDKGRLIPTPEASILARDAETILLGLNRFSGLAEDLRSGAKGPELVRIGLPSSMWENFAPAMMKEFVRDYPSVRIETFFETTSNIARLVEQKVIDFGFLRNEHPALPGIDMEIVATGTSVCVLPEAHELASMKEISARDLRGVPLILIGRQRPTRMLLDQTFTREAVKQNVKIETHTNSSACSYVAHGLGVAILSSFFANLYRHLPIVQRPFVPVTTQEFALATPSGTSASLAAKALMDALKRQIEVSQSHHFS, encoded by the coding sequence ATCAATTTCAGGCAGCTAGAGGTTCTTAAAACTCTCCTTGCGACAGGTTCGACCATCGCGACCGCCAAAAGCATGGGGCTCAGCCAATCCGGTGTCAGCCGTCTTCTCCAGCAGCTCGAAACGGATCTGGAACTGAGGCTTTTTGACCGGGACAAGGGAAGGCTTATTCCCACCCCGGAGGCAAGCATTCTAGCTCGTGATGCCGAAACCATACTGCTCGGACTGAACAGGTTCTCTGGTCTGGCGGAAGATCTCCGAAGCGGGGCGAAGGGGCCGGAGCTGGTGCGGATAGGGCTCCCCAGCAGTATGTGGGAAAATTTCGCACCCGCGATGATGAAGGAGTTCGTGCGTGACTATCCATCCGTGCGGATCGAAACGTTCTTCGAGACGACATCCAATATTGCGCGCCTCGTTGAGCAGAAGGTTATCGACTTTGGCTTTCTGCGCAATGAACATCCCGCACTACCCGGTATCGACATGGAAATCGTGGCGACGGGAACAAGTGTTTGTGTTCTCCCGGAAGCGCACGAACTAGCGTCGATGAAGGAAATCAGTGCGCGCGATCTTCGCGGCGTGCCGCTCATCCTCATTGGTCGCCAAAGGCCAACGCGCATGCTGCTCGATCAGACCTTTACGCGCGAAGCCGTTAAGCAGAACGTAAAAATCGAGACTCACACGAACAGCTCGGCCTGCTCCTATGTCGCCCATGGACTGGGGGTTGCGATATTGAGCAGCTTTTTTGCCAATCTTTATCGTCACCTGCCCATCGTGCAACGCCCGTTTGTCCCGGTCACGACACAGGAATTTGCGCTCGCAACACCTTCCGGAACGTCGGCCTCATTGGCAGCGAAAGCGTTGATGGACGCGCTGAAGCGGCAGATCGAAGTCTCACAAAGCCACCATTTCAGCTAA
- a CDS encoding ABC transporter permease gives MLRFIFHRLLMAIPTLVIVAITVFALIRFIPGDPAALMLGDMATPDQIAEMRTELGLDMSLPQQFLVWAGNVLSGDFGQSIVNKEPVLPLVVSRFMVSAEIVVVAVLLASLIAVPAGVIAAWRQNSATDLVLIGTATVLLSIPTFWLGLLLLLFFGLKLGWLPVLGYVSLSDNFISGLLYLVLPIMTLVIHEAGVLIRMARASTLEVLRLDYITHARAKGLSEQAVLWKHAFKNAFGPTWTMIGLILGNLLGGIAVIETVFTIPGLGRLMVDSIFQRDYPVIQGCLLFVAMSYVIVNLIVDLLYPLFDPRVVAE, from the coding sequence ATGCTAAGATTCATATTCCATCGATTGCTGATGGCGATCCCGACATTGGTGATCGTCGCAATCACAGTCTTCGCCCTTATTCGATTTATCCCGGGTGATCCGGCAGCCTTGATGCTGGGAGACATGGCGACACCGGATCAGATTGCTGAAATGCGTACGGAACTCGGACTCGACATGTCGCTGCCTCAGCAGTTTCTTGTCTGGGCGGGCAATGTGCTGAGCGGAGACTTCGGCCAGTCCATCGTCAACAAGGAGCCGGTGCTCCCGCTTGTTGTTTCGCGCTTCATGGTTTCGGCTGAAATCGTCGTGGTCGCCGTTCTTCTGGCAAGCCTGATCGCCGTGCCCGCCGGCGTCATCGCTGCCTGGCGCCAGAACAGCGCAACGGACTTGGTATTGATCGGTACGGCGACAGTATTGCTTTCGATCCCGACCTTCTGGCTCGGACTGCTTTTGCTTCTGTTCTTCGGATTGAAGCTCGGATGGCTGCCAGTGCTCGGATATGTGTCTCTCTCGGACAATTTTATTTCCGGCCTGCTGTATCTGGTTCTGCCCATCATGACGCTCGTCATTCATGAGGCCGGTGTCCTTATCCGTATGGCGCGCGCCTCCACGCTGGAAGTTTTGCGGCTGGATTATATTACCCATGCGCGCGCCAAGGGACTGTCAGAGCAGGCGGTTCTCTGGAAGCATGCGTTCAAGAATGCCTTCGGTCCGACATGGACGATGATCGGCCTGATCCTTGGAAATTTGCTGGGCGGCATCGCCGTCATCGAGACTGTCTTCACCATTCCGGGCCTTGGTCGACTGATGGTCGATAGCATCTTTCAGCGCGATTACCCCGTCATTCAGGGCTGCCTTCTCTTCGTCGCCATGTCCTATGTGATCGTCAATCTGATTGTTGATCTCCTTTACCCACTCTTTGATCCGCGCGTGGTGGCCGAATGA
- a CDS encoding ABC transporter permease, producing MKHVSLNGLIGGVLIALLLIVAALSLFWTPFDPMKLSFTARLAAPGELHLLGTDEFGRDVLSRLMVGARASVWIGCLTVGFAVITGTLIGLISGYARGWIDGLIMAVNNALLAFPGILLALGLLAVFGANQYGIIFALGIAYTPSMARVVRGAVLSLREREFVEASRVMGNGEVFTMFRHILPNCLAPITVLATSMFGWAILSESALSFLGLGVPPPAPTWGNMLAAGRPFIEQAVWLGLFPGLCIALTLLGINLLGDALRDKLDPRMRGLK from the coding sequence ATGAAACACGTTTCCCTCAACGGCCTGATTGGCGGCGTTCTCATCGCTCTTCTTCTTATCGTCGCTGCGTTGAGCCTGTTCTGGACGCCTTTCGATCCAATGAAACTCAGTTTCACCGCAAGATTGGCTGCGCCTGGCGAACTTCATCTTCTGGGAACCGACGAATTCGGGCGTGATGTCCTCAGTCGCTTGATGGTCGGCGCAAGAGCCAGCGTCTGGATTGGATGCCTCACCGTCGGGTTTGCGGTCATCACAGGCACCCTTATTGGTCTAATCAGCGGATATGCGCGCGGCTGGATCGATGGCTTGATCATGGCGGTAAACAATGCGCTGCTTGCTTTCCCAGGCATCCTGCTGGCGCTTGGCCTTCTCGCGGTTTTCGGCGCAAATCAATACGGTATCATCTTCGCTCTTGGTATTGCCTACACGCCTTCTATGGCGCGTGTCGTTCGAGGCGCCGTGCTTTCATTGCGGGAGCGTGAATTCGTTGAAGCTTCCAGGGTCATGGGCAATGGCGAAGTATTCACGATGTTCAGGCACATCCTCCCCAATTGCCTGGCGCCGATTACAGTGCTGGCCACCTCGATGTTTGGTTGGGCCATTCTTTCCGAAAGTGCTTTGAGCTTCCTCGGTCTTGGCGTGCCGCCGCCTGCACCGACCTGGGGCAATATGCTGGCCGCAGGTCGCCCGTTCATAGAACAGGCTGTTTGGCTCGGACTATTTCCCGGCCTCTGCATCGCCCTCACGCTCCTTGGCATCAACCTCCTCGGCGATGCCCTGCGCGACAAACTCGACCCACGCATGAGAGGTTTGAAATGA
- a CDS encoding ABC transporter ATP-binding protein, with product MTESKLLTVRNLSLEIINRGVGVVKDVSFDVAPGEIFGIVGESGSGKSLATRSIVSLLPPVIRKTSGTAIFKGRDISAVSEKDLRALRGAEIGLVFQEPMTSLNPSMTIGRQLEEGLALHTKDTAPTRREKILAMLQRVGIRDPERALTSYPHEFSGGMRQRIMLASVMLLKPALLIADEPTTALDAVIQRDVMELMVELTKAEGTAVLLISHDLPMVARYTDCIVVMEKGSIVEAGTTEQILERPQHPYTRKLLSSLPVRGEVRPIDTTSAPMISARNIIVDYPGRKSFLKKGDPKRALHGVSVDIYQGEVVALVGGSGSGKTTLGRTIAGLVKETEGEVRFQGRTRDQDWQDYRLNCQMVFQDPYSSLDPRMTILALVEEALRLVPGIDRVAKMKRAYETLEEVGLGADFALRYPHELSGGQRQRVAIARAIARRPRFLIADEPVSALDVTVRAQVLSLFSDLQKRYGFSCLFISHDLGVVEQVADRVIVMQDGRIIEEGDRNTIFDTPKEAYTRRLLSAIPALDLNETGGVKLKWRLEA from the coding sequence ATGACTGAAAGTAAGCTTCTCACCGTGCGCAATCTTTCGCTCGAAATCATCAATCGCGGTGTCGGCGTGGTGAAAGATGTCAGCTTCGATGTCGCACCGGGCGAAATCTTTGGTATCGTCGGCGAAAGCGGCTCAGGCAAGTCGCTTGCGACGAGATCCATAGTCTCGCTTTTGCCGCCGGTTATCCGCAAGACGTCTGGCACGGCCATTTTCAAAGGGCGTGACATTTCAGCTGTCAGCGAAAAGGACCTCCGGGCGCTGCGAGGTGCAGAAATCGGCCTGGTTTTCCAGGAACCGATGACCTCGCTCAATCCATCCATGACCATCGGTCGGCAGCTGGAGGAAGGGCTGGCTCTTCATACCAAAGACACGGCCCCAACGAGACGCGAAAAAATTCTGGCCATGCTGCAACGGGTCGGCATTCGGGATCCTGAGAGGGCGCTGACCTCTTATCCGCACGAATTTTCCGGCGGCATGCGCCAGCGCATCATGCTGGCCTCCGTCATGCTTTTGAAGCCCGCACTGCTTATTGCCGATGAGCCGACGACCGCGCTGGACGCCGTTATCCAGCGCGACGTCATGGAACTGATGGTGGAACTGACGAAGGCGGAAGGCACGGCAGTCCTTCTCATTAGTCATGATCTGCCGATGGTGGCACGTTACACCGACTGCATTGTGGTAATGGAAAAGGGCTCGATCGTTGAAGCCGGTACGACCGAGCAGATACTGGAACGTCCGCAGCACCCTTATACGCGCAAGCTTCTGTCATCCTTGCCTGTGCGCGGTGAAGTCAGACCTATCGATACGACATCAGCACCGATGATTTCGGCGCGCAACATCATCGTGGATTATCCGGGGCGCAAATCGTTTCTCAAGAAGGGCGATCCGAAGCGCGCATTGCACGGCGTCTCAGTCGACATCTATCAAGGCGAAGTGGTGGCGCTAGTTGGTGGTTCAGGGTCCGGCAAGACCACTTTGGGACGCACGATTGCCGGACTGGTCAAGGAAACCGAGGGGGAGGTTCGGTTTCAGGGCCGAACGCGTGACCAGGACTGGCAGGACTACCGTCTCAATTGTCAGATGGTTTTCCAGGATCCGTATTCCTCGCTCGATCCCCGCATGACGATCCTTGCTCTTGTCGAAGAAGCGTTGCGTCTTGTTCCAGGCATAGACCGTGTCGCCAAAATGAAGCGCGCTTATGAAACATTGGAGGAGGTGGGGCTTGGCGCCGATTTCGCTCTTCGCTATCCGCATGAACTTTCGGGCGGACAGAGGCAGAGAGTGGCCATTGCCAGAGCGATTGCGCGCCGACCGCGCTTCCTCATTGCAGACGAGCCCGTCTCGGCGCTGGACGTGACTGTCCGCGCTCAGGTGCTCTCGCTCTTTTCCGATTTGCAGAAACGATATGGTTTCTCCTGCCTGTTCATCAGCCACGACCTCGGCGTGGTCGAACAGGTGGCTGATCGCGTCATCGTCATGCAGGACGGCAGGATCATCGAGGAGGGGGATCGCAACACGATCTTTGACACCCCGAAAGAGGCCTACACACGGCGTCTTCTCTCGGCAATTCCCGCTCTTGATCTCAACGAGACCGGCGGCGTGAAACTCAAATGGCGCTTGGAGGCGTGA
- a CDS encoding serine hydrolase — protein sequence MTSGKLGSTAERLNAICDAQTFVTRFSIKNLRNGEIFARGADEETPSASTRKTSIMMAALKAVHEGRLNLDEQIVYEARFAEEVASGMFRYLTPGIVISLRDAITGMMVLSDNVCTKMVFERLTLEEVDSYCKAIGMQGTHHRFLIPPLALSPDHSLKSVTTTTARDQMFLLQLILDAQGSEEASKRLGVSQALSGYALQTLKNQILRYAIPSRLPFGTVIAHKGGTGKRGRMNAGIVYSDGEPLYIIAAFTDEVPQEMPDGTPGYTLSLETIGRLSRVCWDDFRG from the coding sequence ATGACATCCGGCAAGCTTGGATCAACCGCCGAGCGGCTGAACGCGATTTGCGATGCGCAGACATTCGTCACGCGGTTTAGCATCAAGAACCTGCGCAATGGCGAGATATTTGCTCGTGGAGCAGATGAGGAAACGCCGTCCGCAAGCACGCGCAAGACATCGATCATGATGGCAGCTCTCAAGGCTGTGCATGAAGGCAGGCTCAATCTCGATGAGCAGATTGTCTACGAGGCTCGTTTTGCCGAAGAAGTCGCAAGTGGAATGTTTCGGTATCTGACACCGGGGATCGTGATTTCGCTTCGCGATGCGATCACCGGCATGATGGTGCTTTCTGACAATGTCTGCACCAAAATGGTCTTTGAGCGACTGACACTGGAAGAAGTAGACAGCTATTGCAAGGCAATCGGCATGCAAGGCACCCATCACCGCTTTCTAATCCCTCCGCTTGCGCTTTCTCCCGATCATTCGCTGAAGTCCGTTACGACCACGACGGCACGCGACCAGATGTTCCTGCTTCAGTTGATCCTGGACGCACAAGGGTCTGAAGAGGCTTCCAAGCGCCTGGGTGTTTCTCAAGCCTTGAGCGGCTATGCACTACAGACGCTCAAGAACCAGATCCTGAGATACGCCATTCCCTCTCGTCTGCCGTTCGGTACGGTCATCGCCCACAAGGGAGGGACGGGAAAACGGGGCCGGATGAATGCGGGCATCGTCTATAGCGATGGCGAGCCGCTCTACATCATCGCCGCCTTTACCGACGAGGTTCCACAGGAAATGCCCGACGGAACGCCGGGTTACACGCTGTCTCTCGAAACGATCGGCCGCCTTTCGCGCGTTTGCTGGGACGATTTTCGAGGCTGA
- a CDS encoding ABC transporter substrate-binding protein, translated as MKSLLLAGTMLMALSGVTQARDIVIAQSSDLRSNIPGVNRDGNTDGVILHIVEGLVGYANNGEVKPLLAESVETSKDGLRYTFKLRQNVKFHNGKPLTADDVVWNWNRYMDPATKWSCIKDFDGGTVKVTGITAVDAQTVTMSLEKPSAVFLGLMARPECGYTGMISKDSVTADGAFDKPVGTGPFKWDEWKKGEYIHLSKFDDYQSPPNDGKPDGMVGSKRPLVDGIKFMVIPDASTVKAGLQSGVLDTAEISPDLIPEFEKSEKAKVIITQNNGKNLFYIQTRDPVMSKPGVRRAMAMALDMDELVAAASNGTGKANGSMVASDSIYFSETQKKRVSYDLDAAKKELEASGYKGEQINIIANKRGNVPSFPAAVIAQAMLQQIGLNVQIEVLDYATQVDRRRSGNYQIISQSVAPRLDPALMYSFYVGDKDKNASLMWDNPKAIDLMKAAYAETDQQKRQTIFDQFHELMLQDMPGIFLYDMIDVWGATKSLQGQPVWQSNARLWEVSVSQ; from the coding sequence ATGAAAAGCTTACTTCTTGCTGGAACTATGCTTATGGCGCTTTCAGGCGTGACGCAGGCAAGGGATATCGTCATTGCGCAAAGCTCGGATTTGCGCAGCAACATCCCCGGAGTGAACCGCGACGGCAACACCGATGGCGTCATTCTCCATATTGTTGAAGGACTCGTCGGCTATGCCAATAACGGCGAGGTGAAGCCTCTTCTTGCCGAAAGCGTTGAGACGTCGAAAGATGGCCTGAGATATACATTCAAACTTCGTCAGAACGTCAAATTCCACAATGGCAAGCCTCTGACGGCCGACGACGTTGTGTGGAACTGGAACCGGTACATGGATCCAGCTACAAAATGGAGCTGTATCAAGGATTTTGACGGGGGAACCGTTAAAGTCACAGGCATCACGGCAGTCGATGCACAGACGGTCACGATGTCTCTTGAGAAGCCCTCTGCAGTTTTCCTGGGTTTAATGGCGCGGCCGGAATGCGGCTATACGGGTATGATTTCGAAAGACTCCGTCACCGCCGATGGGGCCTTCGACAAGCCTGTCGGCACTGGGCCGTTCAAATGGGACGAGTGGAAAAAAGGCGAATACATTCACCTTTCCAAATTCGACGATTACCAGTCCCCGCCAAATGACGGCAAGCCGGATGGTATGGTCGGTTCGAAACGGCCCCTGGTTGATGGCATCAAGTTCATGGTCATTCCCGATGCATCGACGGTGAAAGCCGGTCTGCAATCGGGTGTTCTCGACACTGCCGAAATCTCTCCGGACCTCATTCCAGAGTTCGAAAAGAGCGAGAAAGCAAAGGTCATCATTACGCAGAATAACGGCAAGAACCTTTTCTACATCCAGACCCGCGATCCGGTGATGAGCAAGCCAGGCGTTCGCCGTGCAATGGCAATGGCGCTCGACATGGACGAACTCGTGGCCGCTGCCTCCAATGGTACAGGTAAAGCCAACGGCTCGATGGTGGCATCGGATTCGATCTACTTCAGCGAAACCCAGAAGAAGCGGGTATCCTACGATCTGGATGCTGCGAAGAAGGAACTTGAAGCCTCCGGCTACAAGGGTGAGCAGATCAACATCATCGCCAACAAGCGCGGTAATGTTCCGAGCTTCCCAGCAGCGGTCATTGCCCAGGCGATGTTGCAGCAGATTGGCCTCAATGTTCAAATTGAGGTTCTTGACTACGCCACTCAAGTGGATCGACGCCGTTCCGGCAATTATCAGATCATCTCCCAGTCCGTCGCACCGCGTCTGGATCCGGCTTTGATGTATAGCTTCTATGTCGGTGACAAGGACAAGAATGCTTCGCTTATGTGGGACAACCCCAAGGCAATTGATCTGATGAAGGCCGCTTACGCGGAAACCGATCAGCAGAAGCGGCAGACGATCTTCGATCAGTTCCACGAGCTCATGCTGCAGGATATGCCGGGCATCTTCCTTTACGACATGATCGACGTTTGGGGTGCCACGAAGTCTTTGCAGGGACAGCCGGTGTGGCAATCCAATGCGCGACTCTGGGAAGTCTCGGTCTCACAATAA
- a CDS encoding M20 family metallopeptidase yields the protein MPEQSALNSLTQLIDRLAPAFTALSDKIWDLAELKYEEFKSADLLIGTLKQHKFVVEEGIAGMPTAFVGQYGTGKPIIAFLGEYDALAGMSQISGMDQQLEAEPDASGHGCGHNLLGAGSLLAAVSLAKHLKENGLPGTVRYYGCPGEEGGSGKTFMVRAGAFDDVDAALTWHPAPFNGVRSTNNLAVLEYYYRFKGIAAHAANAAHLGRSALDAVELMNVGVNFLREHMPQDCRVHYAITDAGGRAANVVQAKAEVLYLVRAPEMSQALALAERVDQVARGAAMMTGTEVEIVFDTAATNLLPNLTLENAIHKNLVAIGPVPFDEADIDFARKIQATFTQEAIRSSLKLYQIKHDVFSNETVDGSTPLHTGLRAFEGHSHFRAGSTDVGDVSRVTPTAQCWAPAWAIGTNPHTWQVVAQGKSHGAHKAMVHAAKALASTGLDLATSPGLLATAKGEWKDAMGKDPYVCPIPEHVKPSIKNFL from the coding sequence ATGCCAGAACAATCAGCCCTGAATTCACTGACACAATTAATCGACCGACTGGCGCCTGCGTTTACCGCGCTCAGCGATAAGATCTGGGATCTGGCGGAGCTGAAATATGAAGAGTTCAAATCCGCCGATCTTCTTATCGGAACGTTGAAACAGCACAAATTCGTCGTTGAGGAAGGCATTGCAGGAATGCCAACCGCGTTTGTCGGCCAATATGGTACCGGCAAACCCATCATCGCATTCCTCGGCGAGTACGACGCCCTTGCAGGCATGAGTCAAATCTCAGGTATGGATCAGCAACTTGAAGCCGAACCAGATGCCAGCGGTCACGGTTGCGGGCATAACCTGTTGGGGGCTGGTTCACTCCTGGCGGCAGTATCTCTGGCAAAGCACCTCAAGGAGAACGGTTTGCCCGGTACCGTAAGATATTACGGTTGCCCAGGAGAGGAGGGCGGTTCTGGCAAAACCTTCATGGTGCGGGCTGGTGCATTCGATGATGTGGACGCCGCGCTCACATGGCACCCAGCGCCATTCAATGGTGTCAGGTCAACGAACAACCTTGCTGTTCTCGAATATTATTACAGGTTTAAGGGGATCGCGGCGCATGCGGCCAATGCGGCTCACCTTGGACGATCGGCCCTTGATGCCGTCGAACTGATGAATGTCGGTGTCAATTTTCTTCGAGAGCACATGCCGCAGGATTGCCGCGTGCATTACGCCATCACCGATGCCGGCGGGCGTGCCGCAAATGTTGTCCAGGCCAAAGCCGAGGTGCTCTATCTCGTTCGAGCGCCCGAGATGTCGCAGGCTTTAGCACTTGCGGAGCGCGTCGATCAAGTTGCGCGTGGTGCTGCGATGATGACCGGTACTGAGGTCGAAATCGTGTTCGACACTGCCGCAACCAATCTTTTGCCAAACCTGACCCTGGAAAATGCCATCCACAAAAATCTGGTGGCGATCGGGCCGGTGCCGTTTGATGAAGCGGACATTGATTTCGCTCGCAAAATCCAGGCGACGTTTACGCAGGAGGCGATCAGAAGCAGTCTCAAGCTCTACCAAATCAAGCACGATGTTTTCTCGAACGAGACGGTAGACGGCTCTACACCGTTGCATACGGGACTTCGAGCTTTTGAAGGCCATTCACATTTTCGGGCAGGCTCTACTGATGTTGGCGACGTTAGTCGCGTCACTCCGACGGCGCAATGCTGGGCACCTGCCTGGGCGATAGGGACGAACCCCCATACATGGCAGGTGGTTGCCCAAGGCAAAAGTCATGGTGCGCATAAAGCAATGGTACACGCTGCGAAGGCATTGGCTTCGACTGGTCTGGATCTGGCGACTTCGCCCGGCTTATTGGCGACGGCAAAAGGAGAGTGGAAAGACGCCATGGGGAAGGATCCTTATGTGTGTCCGATACCGGAACACGTGAAGCCGAGCATAAAAAATTTCTTGTGA
- a CDS encoding ester cyclase, giving the protein MQPLNDIYFAYLDCLNRQDFDHLGTFVDDNVEHNDRPFGLSGYREMLVKDFADIPDLRFKAEILVSDATRIAVRLSFDCSPKSTFMDLPVNGRRVQFCEHVFYEFEHRKIRRVWSVIDKAAIEHQLA; this is encoded by the coding sequence TTGCAACCACTCAACGACATCTATTTCGCGTACCTAGACTGCCTCAACCGCCAGGACTTTGATCACCTCGGCACCTTCGTCGACGACAATGTCGAACACAATGACCGGCCGTTCGGGCTGTCGGGCTATCGCGAGATGCTGGTCAAGGACTTTGCCGACATTCCCGACCTGCGATTTAAGGCAGAGATCCTTGTCAGCGACGCGACGCGGATTGCCGTCCGGCTTTCGTTCGATTGCAGTCCCAAATCCACCTTCATGGACCTTCCGGTCAATGGCAGGCGCGTTCAATTTTGCGAGCATGTGTTCTACGAATTTGAACACAGAAAAATCCGCAGGGTCTGGTCGGTCATCGACAAGGCTGCGATCGAACATCAGCTTGCCTGA
- a CDS encoding histidine phosphatase family protein, whose translation MALPTIYLLRHGETVWNSLGRFQGQQDSPLTPRGVEQADQVARLLRDALCNDDQLYQMQISPLGRVRQTAERVQAKVPLPSVDDDRLVEVTIGSWDGMTRFEIDNEFPGHLDGSNAFDWYFRAPDGESFDDACKRATSWISDIRHPTIAISHGLFGRILRGVFLGLSKREMLELPVPQDGFYRLDNGRCELIAV comes from the coding sequence GTGGCTCTACCGACCATCTATCTTCTTCGTCACGGCGAAACCGTTTGGAACTCTCTTGGCCGGTTCCAGGGGCAACAGGATTCACCGTTGACACCACGTGGCGTTGAACAGGCAGACCAGGTCGCCCGCCTGCTCCGCGACGCGCTCTGCAACGATGACCAGTTGTACCAGATGCAGATCAGTCCGCTCGGGCGCGTGCGACAAACGGCAGAACGCGTACAGGCGAAGGTGCCGCTCCCATCTGTCGATGATGACCGACTGGTTGAGGTTACGATCGGTTCCTGGGACGGGATGACGCGATTTGAGATCGACAACGAGTTTCCCGGCCATCTTGACGGATCCAACGCGTTCGACTGGTATTTCAGGGCGCCAGATGGAGAGAGTTTCGATGACGCCTGCAAGCGCGCGACCTCATGGATCTCGGATATCCGCCATCCGACCATCGCCATTTCCCATGGTCTGTTCGGGCGGATCCTTCGCGGCGTGTTTCTCGGACTTTCAAAGCGGGAGATGCTCGAACTGCCCGTTCCGCAGGATGGATTTTACCGGCTAGATAATGGCAGGTGCGAGCTCATCGCAGTTTGA